The genome window TGATGGCCACGAAGAACTCGCGCCCGCTTCTGGTTATGTGCTTGGCCTGGTCTATGTCCTGTCCCTTGTTGATGGCCGTGACGAAGGGTGATTTGTCCACATCCGCGAACAGATCCAGGAAACTCATGTCCGCGAGCTCAGATTTTTCCCAGCCATACAGGGTGACAGCCCCTTTGTTACAGTCGCGAATGGAAAAATCGGCCTGATCCAGCACGAACACCGCGCTCGGAATGTTGTTGAAGATGTCCACATACTTCTTCTCCGAACGCTTCACCTCGCCTTCCAGTTCCTTGCGTTCGGTAATGTCCAGGCACATCTCCATGGCTGCCACCAGACGCCCCTCCGAGTCGTAGATGGGTGCTGTGTTCACGATCCAGTGCGCCAGCGAGCCGTCGCGGTAGCAGCCTGATTCTTCCGTGGTCTGGAACTGACCGGTCTTGAACGTTCTCTCCACAGGACAGTCCGGGCATTTGGAATCGCGGTTCTTGTAGGCCTTGTAGCAGTACTCGCCCAGGCTCGCATTGAAGCGCTCCTCGAAGGCGCGGTTGTAGCGCAACAGACGGAAATCCCGGTCCTGCACGGTGATGACGCAGGGAACGCCCTCGAAGAGGTCCTGATAGAGGTTCTTTTGCAGCGAGAGCTGGCTGTTCTTGGCAGTGAGGTCCACGCCCATCTGGTGGATGGCATCAGCCAACTGGCCGATTTCGTCTGAGGATTTCACGCGTTGCGGCTTCGGGGACCGGCCCAGGGAGATGAGCTTGGCATCCCGGATGATGCGGTTGATGGGCCGCTTGACCAGCAGCAGGAACAAGAGGGCCATGGTCAGAAACGTCACCACGAACTGGATGAACGCCAGATACAGCGTGTGCTGGCGGCTTTCGCTTATAAGCGAATCGCTCTCGCTCAAAGAGAACGACAGATCCAGGACGCCCAGGATTTTCTCCTCCGCGCGGTGGAAATGGCAGCCCGAACTATCCGAGCAGCCCTGCTCGTTCAGGATGGGGCTGACCAGGCGCAGCACACGTTCTCCGTTCTCTTGGGAATCCTTGTAGATGGCCTCGCTGAGCGTCGGATGCAGCGTCGGGACGGTGTACTGGTGGCAGGCCTGGCAGAGCGGGTCCCGCCGCGCGATGATCCTGTTCTTTTGGTCCGGCGAGGAGGAAAACATGACCTCGCCCGATTTATTGATGATGCGGACGTTGCGAATTTCCTTGAGCTTGCTGTAGTTGTTGACGATGGCCTGGATGTCCTCGCGCGAGTTGAGCA of Fundidesulfovibrio putealis DSM 16056 contains these proteins:
- a CDS encoding PAS domain S-box protein is translated as MKTIVELFRSRLVFKITLPIAFILFASIFLWSFYHVQYQKDFTIDNLIMGAERVSNTVKLGLHYAMMLNSREDIQAIVNNYSKLKEIRNVRIINKSGEVMFSSSPDQKNRIIARRDPLCQACHQYTVPTLHPTLSEAIYKDSQENGERVLRLVSPILNEQGCSDSSGCHFHRAEEKILGVLDLSFSLSESDSLISESRQHTLYLAFIQFVVTFLTMALLFLLLVKRPINRIIRDAKLISLGRSPKPQRVKSSDEIGQLADAIHQMGVDLTAKNSQLSLQKNLYQDLFEGVPCVITVQDRDFRLLRYNRAFEERFNASLGEYCYKAYKNRDSKCPDCPVERTFKTGQFQTTEESGCYRDGSLAHWIVNTAPIYDSEGRLVAAMEMCLDITERKELEGEVKRSEKKYVDIFNNIPSAVFVLDQADFSIRDCNKGAVTLYGWEKSELADMSFLDLFADVDKSPFVTAINKGQDIDQAKHITRSGREFFVAINASPSEFNKRKVYLVTVSDISKRLDTEQQLIQASKMATLGEMATGVAHEINQPLAVIQASVDLVKRSLTRGETPGEPLLKRVTELVAQQVERATKIINHMREFGRKSQISLEEVALNGVLQRSFDFFSQQLSLRSIEVAWELDDKLPMVRCEPNRMEQVFINFLINARDAIDERASKEGEDIPRRITIKTMHNQGFVTVRISDTGVGVPAAAMTRIFEPFFTTKQVGKGTGLGLSISYGIIKEYGGSINVVNNDDGGASFFIRLPVAGERPGGGE